One Cardiocondyla obscurior isolate alpha-2009 unplaced genomic scaffold, Cobs3.1 scaffold101_0_38427, whole genome shotgun sequence genomic window, ActtcatttttttcaaaaaccTTTCTATTCAGCGGTTTAATAACACCATTTTCTAAACCCTCTGTTATTTTCTTAGACAATTTTAACTTCTGTTCTGCagttgcaaaaaataatttatccaaTAAAACACCAcagaaattgatattttttttaaatatagacaTATCTAAAGCAGTATTGGATAACATATCAAATTTGCCAATTTCCAGAAAATAACCACCGTTTGTTAAACATTGAACAGATGCTTGCAATTTCTCTTCAGCCAAGGAGTTTAATACAATATCCACTCCACGACCATTTGTACGTTGCATAATCATCTGTTGAAAGCTTGTATCTCTAGAATTTCCGATATTATCTTCAGGAATAGATGGaaaggtatttttaataaactgcCGTTTCTCGACATTTCCAACTGTAGTAAATACCTCGCAGCCTTCGGAAAGCGCAAGATATATTGCAGCTTGACCAATGCCTCCAGTGCCAGAGTGAATCAACACTTTGTCtccttttttcattttaccCTTTATGTACAAAGCATAGTAACACGTACTGTACACAATTGGAACAGTTGCTGCATCTTCCATTGTCCATTTATCTGGTATGACCCACTTGAGATATTTGTCAGCCAAAATAACGTTTGTTATTCCtctgcaaaaaatatttagatctatatatttaacattaaaatgtaCCATAAGTtgattcatttattttatattatgtctaatatttattatatatattattattaatttatatgtattaatattttatattttacccGTCTGAACATACTCCCATTATTCTTTCATTATGCGTGTTAAAACCAACAAATTCCATACCAAGAAgagaattttcaaaatcatgCGGTGTATTATATAGTGTGGAAATTGTAAGTCTACCAGTCGCTAACATAATGTCTCTAAAATTAAGTGACGCATAAATGACATTAAcaagatttttaaattcattttcaacaagctttttgttttctgtccAACACAATGTACTCATATCTCCTTGCACCTGTtgtgaataaatataattaattattatttataattaaacttgcaataacatttttattgtaccTTCTGTTTAATATAAGCATTCTGTACGAATTTTGGTTCCAATGCTGATAATGGAAAATGCCTGTAAGATCCCCATACATTTCCAGAACGTATAACATTAATTGGCAAATTCAATAGCAGCTGCTTCATATATAACGGCTCATGTAGAGAAAAAGCAGGTGCTTTACTATCCTGAATAAATACACTTCTAATTGTTTCACCACCTGGTTCTTTTCGTAAGCAGTTAACAAGACCTAGTAATCCActttcaaaattcttttctgcaaccagtattatatttttatcgctatcagatttattttgcatatttataattgatttcAATGTATCTACCCATGTAAAATCGTAATTGTTAACATGTACAACATGATACTGATTTTTCTCAACATTTTGcgtttttcttaataataaaagtttcttgTTATTTATCTGTCGctctattataatatttaacttatttttttttaaatacgaatattCACAGTCAGTAGATTCTTCCAAAGTCAGTAGAAAGCCTTGAGGCATTAACAGAGACAATAGCTGCTTATATAGTTcctctttattcttttttaaaatattaaaacaaaagaccattaaacaattttcattttttgataatttagtCATTTCCGTTACAGAAATATTGTCgggtaatgaaatattttgaagATTTTTGTGATTCGTAACAAGTTTGGTCTCATGTCGAATTTGAGGCAAGTCGctcagaattttattaatgagagGAGAATTCAAATCTTCTGATGTTAATTTATCATCGGTATCAAGAAAttcgataattttaacatttaacatgTTGCAACATTCAAGTGCAAGGTGTATCGACATTCTTATTGCATTTTGTAGCGATATAGATGATTCTAAATCACGATGAGCAACAAAAGTATGTTCTTCAAGAACGATATTAACTGTTTTTAATCGATTAGGTATAAATGTAGCTACAACTCCATAAATTTCTATTCCTCCGGATGTTATAGCATTTAAATgcttgtaataattaacaggAAGCTCTGAaacgttttaaatacaattaaattgttaaaagctTGAACGCATATATGTTACTtgctgaataatttatattacttacgtctattattaattgaagtaTTCTGAATTAGATGTAGGTGATATTTTGGGTCGAttgttaatttacaaattcttGTTGGAACCAAAAGATCTCTCGTATTCTGTCCCAGAATCATCATTTGTAACATGCTGTCCATAAATGCTATCCAGTTGAACGCCCAAGCGATGGAGCCGTTTGATTTCGTAACTGAGACACGGTTTAATCCACGAAATATGCCACTGTATTGGTATCCACGAAGCCTTAACTCTTTataaatgtctttattattcatttctcCATCAACGGCATATTTAGTTGAATTAGCAGATATTCTTGTATTTTCATCGCTGGTTGGAATTCGTATTCTTCCGGTAACAATTGTGGTGTGTCCTTCAATAATCTCAAACCTATTGCTAcctaaacataaatttaaatttattataagtataacatattataaatctaataaaaaagaacgtaaCGCGATCACCTTTTTGAATCGAAAAAGTTAATTCGATCTTATTTTGTTGTGTTAGCACTgtagcgcgaataaaatttatatcttcaAATATAATAGGCATTTCAGtatattctttcttatttAGTGATGCAAACATTTCccaaatgtagaaaatatatcCCATagcaggaaataaatttttcccaTTAATGACATGACCTGTTAAGTAAAGAAATTCTTCGTCATTTGTGtcgatgttaaaaataatttctctttcgttaataattttcttttcgctatGAGACATTACAAACATGTTTTTTGAATGATCCCATCTGCAAacgttgttaatttaataaattggtttaatataattatagtatatttaaataaggcatttttctatttaccTTACAAGATGAGAAATCATTGGAGTGCCGCGGCTTACAGGAAATTGTATCGTCGAATAAAGATTTGCAATTTGTGGTTGTAGTCCCGCAATATAAAGTTTTCCAATGACTTCTAAAAGTGtctcaatattattattttcggtaTTCGGTGTATATAACGCTACACTTGTTATTGTGAAGCGTAATGAATCTTTATAATATGTTGAAGAATACTGTGAGACGATATCTCAATCATTACTGCATTTTTCGGAACTGAATGTATTGCTTTTGTAAAAGTTACAGGcgataagaaataattcatataataatCTGTACATAATGGTAAAGATACGTTGGCACATTCACAAGCAGATGTAGTTAACCATTTTGAACTGCGAGActttttttgcgataatacacgatttaaatatttcttacatttaatTGCCGCAGAGACAATATAACGACTATGAAAAGGTATATTACCACAGAAAAgcttttttacagaaataccGTTATTCTgaaacaataaagaaaaattataagaatagcatttcatcaaaataattaaaataaaacaagcaaataatattttttaaataacaataaggTACAATTAATGTGCAAATAAGTATACCTGTAGCTTGCTGGTAAATGCATTTACAGAATTTGTTGGTCCGCTCACAATAAAATTGGACGAACTATTATAACAGGCTATATCAATGTCCGAAGggcatatatttttcattttttcaaaTTCAAGATTAATTTCAGCCATGGAACTGTTACATATTTTCGATTCATAAAGCGCTAAGCCGATGAAATACGCCGACAGAATCGTTTCTTCTGCCGTTAAACATCCATCGGCATATCCACAGACA contains:
- the LOC139113040 gene encoding LOW QUALITY PROTEIN: fatty acid synthase-like (The sequence of the model RefSeq protein was modified relative to this genomic sequence to represent the inferred CDS: inserted 4 bases in 3 codons), giving the protein MTNCKKIKSYSSISKVKHSLHIKRPICFIFSGLGSQWFGMSRDLMKFPVFAKIGIIDLLTSISIVPDFIIGHSIGEIVCGYADGCLTAEETILSAYFIGLALYESKICNSSMAEINLEFEKMKNICPSDIDIACYNSSSNFIVSGPTNSVNAFTSKLQNNGISVKKLFCGNIPFHSRYIVSAAIKCKKYLNRVLSQKKSRSSKWLTTSACECANVSLPLCTDYYMNYFLSPVTFTKAIHSVPKNAVMIEISSHSILQHIIXDSLRFTITSVALYTPNTENNNIETLLEVIGKLYIAGLQPQIANLYSTIQFPVSRGTPMISHLVRWDHSKNMFVMSHSEKKIINEREIIFNIDTNDEEFLYLTGHVINGKNLFPAMGYIFYIWEMFASLNKKEYTEMPIIFEDINFIRATVLTQQNKIELTFSIQKGSNRFEIIEGHTTIVTGRIRIPTSDENTRISANSTKYAVDGEMNNKDIYKELRLRGYQYSGIFRGLNRVSVTKSNGSIAWAFNWIAFMDSMLQMMILGQNTRDLLVPTRICKLTIDPKYHLHLIQNTSINNRQLPVNYYKHLNAITSGGIEIYGVVATFIPNRLKTVNIVLEEHTFVAHRDLESSISLQNAIRMSIHLALECCNMLNVKIIEFLDTDDKLTSEDLNSPLINKILSDLPQIRHETKLVTNHKNLQNISLPDNISVTEMTKLSKNENCLMVFCFNILKKNKEELYKQLLSLLMPQGFLLTLEESTDCEYSYLKKNKLNIIIERQINNKKLLLLRKTQNVEKNQYHVVHVNNYDFTWVDTLKSIINMQNKSDSDKNIILVAEKNFESGLLGLVNCLRKEPGGETIRSVFIQDSKAPAFSLHEPLYMKQLLLNLPINVIRSGNVWGSYRHFPLSALEPKFVQNAYIKQKVQGDMSTLCWTENKKLVENEFKNLVNVIYASLNFRDIMLATGRLTISTLYNTPHDFENSLLGMEFVGFNTHNERIMGVCSDGGITNVILADKYLKWVIPDKWTMEDAATVPIVYSTCYYALYIKGKMKKGDKVLIHSGTGGIGQAAIYLALSEGCEVFTTVGNVEKRQFIKNTFPSIPEDNIGNSRDTSFQQMIMQRTNGRGVDIVLNSLAEEKLQASVQCLTNGGYFLEIGKFDMLSNTALDMSIFKKNINFCGVLLDKLFFATAEQKLKLSKKITEGLENGVIKPLNRKVFEKNEVEAAFRYMASGKHIGKIIIKVQEEKGFLNNPLLAYPQYYCLEHKCYIILGGLGGFGLELANKLIHRGAKNLVFTSRTGIRTGYQQSRINLWCSYGVDVQILTIDDNVTHENCKKILEFAETKGPVDAIFNLAVVLNDCIFPNQSVQTFXDSFKSKAWMTKQIDELSRIICPQLRHFVVFSSVSCGRGNAGQTNYGMANSVMERICEKRVKEGYHGLAIQWGAIGDVGLVADMQEENKELIIGGTLQQRISSCLDTLEIFLLQDRSIVSSMVVAEKGNVNKSLNIYETVAQIIGLKNTNAVSPKVPLAEMGMDSMMAVEIKQTLEREFDISLTTQDIRMLNFSKLKQMAITPEQGKIWDSSETDTNNLFQKMENSDFVPNILIELVTKKEVNGDNIIFVPGIDNCSKVFKFTSSEIKYTATCLQHGVLNIPNESHSVMKSAAYLLPHVLKKXKNQKEFFIVGYSYGSLIAIELARLLEANNLLGRLILIDGAPDLLKLWINKLMPATSLKELQNLIILRLLKMYTKIDEQELMLELNKCNTVEEKLKIVHTRFPMVININTLTTENQRLMYFTVYNHIIAILNYNISSLPRLKSPITLLKPTFPIISFPEEDYGLHRVTEGKIQVHSIEGNHITIMSHDKLTSIIKEWMKNNNTD